ATAGAATGTCCACCGACACGTCCAGATGTGTCTGCGGACAGCGTGACCATCGAGTCGTCTCCCAGAAATCTGGACCATGTATGACGGACAATGCACCAAGCGTAATGTGAGGAGAAAGAGATGAGTGGGAGATGTGGTGCAACTAAGAATGAATGGGTTTTCGTTTGGACTCACCTAGACCTTCCCCAAGTTTTGCGACGATTTGTGGGGTTTTCCATGTCCGGACCAGTCCACAAACATTTAATAAATAGCATTGTGGGCCTAAAGTGTATGGACTGTACACATTTCAATGATGAACCACGTTGGTGACATCCTTTGTGGCTCACTTTCATGGTTTGCTATTTCAAGAACTAAACTATAAATCGAGGCAAGTTAACAGAGGAAGATATATAGTGCACTTGGGCATTTGGTGCTACTGGTACACCTGTTCTCTAAAATATTTTTAATATACATCAAAAATAAGTGTTACAAGGATGTGAGTACAATATATGTCTATCGTGGTATACAAATTGAGACCCAAATTCAAAAGAAACATTTAGAAACAAAAAGACAAACCATGATATGAATAGTAGCTACTGCAAACTAGGCCTTGAATTTTTCATTTATGTTTACCATACTATGTTTCCAATTTGCATCTAAAATTTTGTGGTATGATTGATTCTTGTTACTACTAGAACATAATTCTTTTTCCAAAATTTTATAACATTTGTAAATAGGATTCTTTAAAACAGGAGCACCGGTAGCACCAAATGGTTGGGTGCACTCCATATTTCTTGAGTTCAAGATCCCACATAAGTTTTCTATGTTATATAGCATGATGTTTTTGTAAGTGTTATCTACTTTGTTGTATATTCGAGGAGTGATTTTAGATTAATTTTACATATGCAGTTGAGCTATACTCTTGGATTACTTCTTGTTGCTGGTGTACTTCTATTATACCTTGATATCTTTGGGTACGTATTTGGAAGTCCTAACCAAAGCATGTATTTCAGGGAAAGCCGACAAGGAATTCCTTTAATAACCGACAGTTCTGATTGTTTAGAACAACTCGGATGAATTTAGTAGCTCCTTTTAGGAGGCCTTCAATGACCATAGATCGAACCTATACTATTAGATACGATTGAGCATTTCAAGGCGTAGCATTGTAACTACTATGTAGACTTTTTTTATGAGGGATCAAATCCCTCTCTTCTCGTTTTTATTAATTCATCAACATTAAGGATCACAATGTatcaaatcaaataaaaaattATTGCAGCAACAATATCTTACGTTATCTGGTTGCATACAATCATAGTCAATTCAATGAAATTATTTGATTTTAAAGGTGATCTCGTATAATTTCACACATAAGGGGCCATTTCTTCGTTTCGTCCGGTCATTAATAACTTGGTTGTTTTTAGATAATAGTAGATAGAAAGAACGCTCGTAAGGATTCCTATTTCGAAATAGTTATATAAGCATTTAATATAACAGATGTTAAAAATCAGATGTTCCGTCAGAACGCTTGTTTCACTGAACGCCTTGTGGCATGTCCAACCTCCACGCACGAATCTTAGCGTGTTCACTGGAAGGACCATTGGGAGGGAATGCGTTAACATAACACAACCGTTTGTTTGTTTGATGCTTCCGAAGGAATGACCTTGGTGACGGAAGTTTGTTTTCATATAATAGCATCATAGCAATTTTGTTTGTGAAACATGGCAGTTCTTCTGAAGCAAAAATTTCTGAAGACACGCGTCGCAATTCTCCTCTTAGCAGAATGACAAATCATGTATTTTTTGTGGCAATTTTCTCCTGCTCTAGGATGTCAGTTTTTTCATGTGCAAATCTTTGGTATGTAGGGCAATTGCTGCATGACAAATTCCTGACAAATCTTTTTGCTAGCACGGCAATTTTTCCTTTTCAACATGGCAAATCTCTATATTATAGCATCGCAAATGTATCCTTTTAAAGGAAATATATTAATATCGCCAAGATACCAATTACACCCAGCCTCTACACCAACAAAATGTCTCAAAAAACATCCAGGATGCACGTAGCCCGaaaagcaaacaaaaaagaaagaaaaaaccaAAGGCCTCGCCGCAGTGATATGTTCCTTAGCAGCAGCACACAAACCACCATAAAAAACAACACCCGGAAAACATAAAAGGCCTCGAAAAGCGATGCCTTCAAGAAGAAAACAATGCACAAGCATCGCCGTCGCCCGATCCAAGATCTTAGGTTTTAGGTTTTCACCATGGAGAAAGTCCGGGCTCTCAAAACAATACCCGCCAGGCACAACCAATGAAGGTTGGACcttaggttttcaccctgaaagTCACGATTCAACACCCGAGGAGTACCACCAAAAATGAAGTCTTCCAGTGTTGCTGACCCCACTTGTAACTATTGCTTCTGAAAGTTATCAAACACCTGGCTCACTCAATCACCTCCAACGCCCTCTCCACCTTATCAAACACCCAATTTTAGCCACCATGGCTTCTCCACCGATGTCTATGCCATGGAAATCAAGATACTGGCATGTCCCATAGTGTCAACAAACAACAAGAGCTTCATGCCGCGCCCACATGGAGCCACGTAGGCCGATATCCGACCCAAATATCCTGGGGCAAGATATCCGGCAATAGTTCCGGAACACGTTGACGGCCAGATCGTGCCATGATGCAATAAGAGCAGTAAAACCGCCACCACACCGCTGCCTCCACCACGTCGACGCCATCGCCACTATGGCGGAGGACACCGGTCCGCGCTGCCCATAGTCTGCACCGCCGGCTGAAGACGAATGCCAGATAGGGGCGGATCCCGATCCGCCGCCACCACCTCGCCTGCACTATCTACCACCTCGAAGCCAGTCATGCGCCGCTGGTCccaaccgccgccgccatggGGATCCGTCATTGCACCACCGCGATCCTCGCCATCGCGGTGTCCCATCCAGCCTCACCACCCCGTGGCGGAGGCCCTGCGCGAGAAGGCGAAACGCCCCGCCGCTGCCGACATCGGCCAGGCTTTGCCCAGCCGCGTCCTCTggtggcggcgagggaggagggagggagaggagggtgctggcggcggcggcgggagcgcCCTCCCCGTCGCCCACAGGAGCGACGTGGGAGGGTACGTGGCCCATGGCAAATGTATCTCTCATAGTATTGACAATTCCTGAGCGTTTGCGGGGAGTAGTTTTTTTGAGGGAACACTCCCCATGGAGCCATTTGCTCAAACGAACCTCTTCTAGAGAGCATTCATTCGCTCGGGTGATCTTGCTAAGGAAACGTTAGCTGTTACTGGCGTTCTTTAATATTTGGTCCGGAGGCATAGTCGGACACTTGGATTCAACACAACAGAGATCACAACACGACTGAGATCTTTACTTTGCACAATGCAAGATAGGGCAGTCCCATCAAAAACACTACGGCCTGCGCAAATGATTGACCAAATACATGTGAAGTTATTCTCTTGGTGCAATCATTAACCTAATCAGATCATTGCGTTCCCTTCCGGAGAAGAGACAGATGATAGATTGATGGCATGTTACCATGGACGACACACTGGTCATGAACTGGCCTCGGCGCCATCTATTTTTCCTTCATTATTTGACTGGTTCGCTTAGCGGCGCGCGGTTGCGTACGTTTGATAATTGAGGCGGTTGTATGGAGGTGGAAGTTAGCACATGCGTGCATACGCAGCAACCAGTTGTCACGCTGACACCATCCACTCAAATCTACGTAACCGGCCATCTATAAGTATACAGGGAGTTGCAAGGACAGAGATCACTCAAGTAGTACCAAAACATTCTTATCTGCAGCCACATAGTAATTGATTCAATCGTGTAATTTGGTTAAGCTCCATGGCGATCAGGTCTTCGCTGCTCCCTCTGGCCCTGCTGGTTCTCGCAGCAGCTAGCTCGGCAGCGGTGGCTCAGTTGGAGATCGGCTTCTACAGCAAGACATGCCCGGACGCCGAGAAGATCGTCGGCGAGGAGATGGCCAAGATCATCGCCGCCGCGCCCAGCCTCGCCGGCCCGCTTCTACGCCTCCATTTCCACGACTGCTTCGTCAGGGTAAGTCGTCGTTGAGCACTTGCTTGTCCTGTCTCACGTACAAACCTACATATTGCACACGAATACTAAGAAACATGCATGCAATGCGAACTTGCAGGGTTGTGACGCCTCCGTCCTGCTCGAATCCACCGATGGCAACGTGGCAGAGAAGGACGCCAAACCGAACAAGAGCCTACGAGGGTTCGGCTCTGTGGAGCGGGTGAAGGCCAAGCTCGAAGCCGCGTGCCCGGGCATCGTCTCCTGCGCTGACGTGCTCACCCTCATGTCCCGCGACGCTGTCGTGCTGGCTAAGGGCCCCTTCTGGCCGGTGGCGCTGGGAAGGCGAGATGGCAGGATGTCCAGCGCCACGGAGGCCAGCAACGAGCTGCCCCCGGCCTCCGGCGACGTCCCTCTACTCGCCAAGATCTTCGCCTCCAAGGGCCTCGACCTCAAGGATCTCGTTGTCCTCTCGGGCGCCCACACGCTCGGCACGGCGCACTGCCCGTCTTTCGCCGACCGGCTCTACAACACCACCGGCGAGAACGGTGCCTATGGCGTCGTCGACCCGTCTCTGGACAGCGAGTACGCCGACAAGCTAAGGCTCAAGTGCAAGAGCGTTGATGACCGTACTATGCTGTCGGAGATGGACCCCGGGAGCTTCAAGACCTTCGACACCAGCTACTACCGCCACGTCGCCAAGCGGAGGGGCCTCTTCCGCTCCGACTCCGCGCTCCTCTTGGACGCCACCACCATGGACTATGTCCAGCGTATCGCCACCGGCAAGTTCGACAGCGAGTTCTTCAGGGACTTCAGCGAGTCCATGATCAAGATGGGCGATGTCGGCGTGCTCACAGGGGCCGGGGGAGAGATCAGGAAGAAGTGCTACGCTCCGAACTAGGGTTCGTTGTTTCTTAGTTGTTGTAAGGGCAACACATGCATGTCGCTCTG
This sequence is a window from Aegilops tauschii subsp. strangulata cultivar AL8/78 chromosome 7, Aet v6.0, whole genome shotgun sequence. Protein-coding genes within it:
- the LOC109779097 gene encoding peroxidase 1-like, with translation MAIRSSLLPLALLVLAAASSAAVAQLEIGFYSKTCPDAEKIVGEEMAKIIAAAPSLAGPLLRLHFHDCFVRGCDASVLLESTDGNVAEKDAKPNKSLRGFGSVERVKAKLEAACPGIVSCADVLTLMSRDAVVLAKGPFWPVALGRRDGRMSSATEASNELPPASGDVPLLAKIFASKGLDLKDLVVLSGAHTLGTAHCPSFADRLYNTTGENGAYGVVDPSLDSEYADKLRLKCKSVDDRTMLSEMDPGSFKTFDTSYYRHVAKRRGLFRSDSALLLDATTMDYVQRIATGKFDSEFFRDFSESMIKMGDVGVLTGAGGEIRKKCYAPN